Proteins found in one Schistocerca serialis cubense isolate TAMUIC-IGC-003099 chromosome 5, iqSchSeri2.2, whole genome shotgun sequence genomic segment:
- the LOC126482108 gene encoding c-Myc-binding protein-like, producing MASIREVVDEKREEFRQYLERGNVMMSVTRALVSLYDEYEKPEDPVEYVRKALGDVRPTAAEMESVRERLKETESILEELRQRNDVLRGQLLKLDPDSELLAHPRAGDDLLDADAVAAYHSAHDEVVLAPPPTPTVIH from the exons ATGGCTTCGATCCGGGAGGTGGTGGACGAGAAGCGCGAGGAGTTCCGTCAGTACCTGGAGCGCGGCAACGTCATGATGTCGGTGACGAGAGCGCTTGTCTCGCTCTACGACGAGTACGAGAAACCTGAAGATCCCGTGGAGTACGTGCGCAAAGCCCTGGGCGACGTCCGGCCCACAGCCGCTGAGATGGAGAGCGTGCGCGAACGCCTCAAG GAAACCGAGTCGATACTGGAGGAACTGCGCCAGAGGAATGACGTGCTCCGAGGCCAGCTGCTGAAGCTCGACCCAGACAGCGAGCTGCTGGCTCATCCGAGGGCCGGGGACGACCTGCTAGATGCAGACGCCGTCGCCGCCTACCACAGTGCCCACGACGAGGTCGTACTGGCGCCTCCTCCCACGCCGACGGTTATACACTGA